One genomic window of Salvia miltiorrhiza cultivar Shanhuang (shh) chromosome 4, IMPLAD_Smil_shh, whole genome shotgun sequence includes the following:
- the LOC131021406 gene encoding zinc finger CCCH domain-containing protein 16 isoform X2, with the protein MPPKEEICKYFQRGSCRYGTRCKFLHRTPQQSQTNPFGFGAQTSGTPTQHPNPQQPIRNPFGFGNQNNSHSRGGDGFGSKPSQVKPFENKWSRFSNINNSSAPASRQPNNQPPAANHTCTDPESCKRVILEDLENEKPLWKLTCYGHRKDGPCDVVGDVSYDELRALAYDDAKHGKSLVSIVERERNMLNSKLIEFQNLVQKPYTVSSAPTPSSQNLFGGGSTNAPAVNNGFSPQVSSFSQLSGSLNTRPAAAPSFSFGQSNVFQNNSQPSGFQTNNSPFNTSGTFPSQPQHSIQSFSSFGTTSSNNGAISAQRNPFSTPVSLSQTGNGDYKQLNLFTNDPNSAFSAIGQTTTSTQLINNIANVDGSIWSKAEWTVGEIPEEEPPSIYIQ; encoded by the exons ATGCCTCCTAAGGAAGAAATCTGTAAGTATTTTCAGCGTGGCAG CTGTCGGTATGGCACCCGTTGTAAGTTTCTTCACCGCACGCCACAACAAAGTCAGACCAACCCTTTCGGATTTGGTGCTCAAACTAGTGGTACTCCAACTCAGCACCCAAATCCGCAACAGCCGATACGAAACCCTTTTGGTTTTGGTAATCAGAACAATTCTCATTCAAGAGGGGGTGATGGCTTTGGATCCAAACCAAGTCAAGTCAAG CCATTTGAGAATAAGTGGAGTCGTTTTTCCAACATAAATAATAGTAGTGCCCCTGCTTCAAGGCAACCTAATAATCAGCCTCCAGCGGCTAATCATAC GTGCACTGATCCCGAGTCCTGCAAACGGGTGATACTGGAAGATCTTGAAAATGAGAAGCCCCTATGGAAACTTACCTGTTATGGTCACAGAAAAGA CGGTCCCTGTGACGTTGTCGGTGACGTCAGCTACGATGAGTTGCGTGCATTAGCATATGATGATGCCAAACATGGAAAAAGCTTAGTGTCCATT gttgagagagagaggaatatGCTTAATTCCAAGTTAATTGAGTTTCAGAACCTTGTACAAAAACCTTACACGGTTTCCTCAGCTCCTACTCCAAGCTCTCAGAATTTGTTTGGTGGAGGCAGTACAAATGCTCCAGCAGTCAACAATGGTTTTTCTCCTCAGGTCTCAAGCTTTAGTCAATTGAGTGGATCACTAAACACAAG GCCTGCTGCTGCACCCAGTTTTAGCTTTGGTCAATCAAACGTGTTCCAGAACAATAGTCAGCCATCTGGCTTTCAGACAAACAATTCACCTTTCAACACTTCAG GCACTTTTCCTAGCCAACCTCAACATTCTATTCAAAGCTTCTCTTCCTTTGGTACAACAAGCTCCAACAATGGTGCAATAAGTGCTCAGCGGAATCCATTTTCAACTCCGGTCAGCTTATCACAGACAGGAAATGGGGACTATAAACAGTTAAATTTGTTCACCAATGATCCAAATTCAGCTTTCAGTGCCATTGGACAGACCACCACTAGCACCCAGTTGAT CAACAACATCGCTAATGTGGATGGTAGCATTTGGTCAAAAGCTGAATGGACTGTCGGCGAG ATCCCAGAAGAAGAGCCTCCATCGATTTACATTCAGTAG
- the LOC131021406 gene encoding zinc finger CCCH domain-containing protein 46 isoform X1, producing the protein MPPKEEICKYFQRGSCRYGTRCKFLHRTPQQSQTNPFGFGAQTSGTPTQHPNPQQPIRNPFGFGNQNNSHSRGGDGFGSKPSQVKPFENKWSRFSNINNSSAPASRQPNNQPPAANHTCTDPESCKRVILEDLENEKPLWKLTCYGHRKDGPCDVVGDVSYDELRALAYDDAKHGKSLVSIVERERNMLNSKLIEFQNLVQKPYTVSSAPTPSSQNLFGGGSTNAPAVNNGFSPQVSSFSQLSGSLNTRPAAAPSFSFGQSNVFQNNSQPSGFQTNNSPFNTSGTFPSQPQHSIQSFSSFGTTSSNNGAISAQRNPFSTPVSLSQTGNGDYKQLNLFTNDPNSAFSAIGQTTTSTQLINNIANVDGSIWSKAEWTVGEVLCFVCWLNPSKVSLLWKGSLLTFLGLTMVRDICCGYEK; encoded by the exons ATGCCTCCTAAGGAAGAAATCTGTAAGTATTTTCAGCGTGGCAG CTGTCGGTATGGCACCCGTTGTAAGTTTCTTCACCGCACGCCACAACAAAGTCAGACCAACCCTTTCGGATTTGGTGCTCAAACTAGTGGTACTCCAACTCAGCACCCAAATCCGCAACAGCCGATACGAAACCCTTTTGGTTTTGGTAATCAGAACAATTCTCATTCAAGAGGGGGTGATGGCTTTGGATCCAAACCAAGTCAAGTCAAG CCATTTGAGAATAAGTGGAGTCGTTTTTCCAACATAAATAATAGTAGTGCCCCTGCTTCAAGGCAACCTAATAATCAGCCTCCAGCGGCTAATCATAC GTGCACTGATCCCGAGTCCTGCAAACGGGTGATACTGGAAGATCTTGAAAATGAGAAGCCCCTATGGAAACTTACCTGTTATGGTCACAGAAAAGA CGGTCCCTGTGACGTTGTCGGTGACGTCAGCTACGATGAGTTGCGTGCATTAGCATATGATGATGCCAAACATGGAAAAAGCTTAGTGTCCATT gttgagagagagaggaatatGCTTAATTCCAAGTTAATTGAGTTTCAGAACCTTGTACAAAAACCTTACACGGTTTCCTCAGCTCCTACTCCAAGCTCTCAGAATTTGTTTGGTGGAGGCAGTACAAATGCTCCAGCAGTCAACAATGGTTTTTCTCCTCAGGTCTCAAGCTTTAGTCAATTGAGTGGATCACTAAACACAAG GCCTGCTGCTGCACCCAGTTTTAGCTTTGGTCAATCAAACGTGTTCCAGAACAATAGTCAGCCATCTGGCTTTCAGACAAACAATTCACCTTTCAACACTTCAG GCACTTTTCCTAGCCAACCTCAACATTCTATTCAAAGCTTCTCTTCCTTTGGTACAACAAGCTCCAACAATGGTGCAATAAGTGCTCAGCGGAATCCATTTTCAACTCCGGTCAGCTTATCACAGACAGGAAATGGGGACTATAAACAGTTAAATTTGTTCACCAATGATCCAAATTCAGCTTTCAGTGCCATTGGACAGACCACCACTAGCACCCAGTTGAT CAACAACATCGCTAATGTGGATGGTAGCATTTGGTCAAAAGCTGAATGGACTGTCGGCGAGGTATTATGCTTTGTATGCTGGTTGAACCCATCTAAGGTTTCCTTGCTCTGGAAAGGATCTTTACTAACATTTTTAGGGTTGACTATGGTACGAGATATTTGTTGTGGATATGAAAAATAA
- the LOC131023379 gene encoding uncharacterized protein LOC131023379: MVPKKTNIWRMCVDFRDLNAACPKDHYPLPRIDQLVDATSGCALLSMMDAYQGYHQVKMNRGDVAKTAFAVCCGVYGWRSMPFGLKNARATYQRMMEKVFKEQLSKNISVYVDDMLVRSIRAEDHVSDLEEIFTVIRKHRLMLNPAKCTFGVTTAECRAAFEDLKVYLAKLPTLTKPVPGETLYLYIAVGEDAISSVLIREEGSHQKPIYFVSRIIQGPELNYTEIEKAALAVMVTARKLRPYFLSHRVVVRTALPFRQVLGRPDLSGRMVKWAVELGEYDVEYEPRTAIKAQALADFIQETTRRPLPEFWVAFVDGSVTKEGCGIGVYITSPGYGTYQFAIKFTCRLSNNEAEYETVVRGAHILSELKAECVIINTDSQLVAQQLSGAYNVRDQWMKAYHCKISELKGKFMEFKIEQISREENTKADLLACMASAVEQTWSDEIILLCDTREMGTSQVFSVEIRDDWRAPIIHFLKTGERLNRETNQRARYENYCLLNDQLYKRSFTQPLLKCLSPEEANFALNEVHAGCCGGHTGFRDLVRKIIRAGFYWPNINKDAREFVRKCEACQRHAGRINIPGEPMGVMYAACPFDKWGIDIVGKLPMAPGGKCFLLVAVDYFSKWVEAEAVGKIDEVTVERFIWRNICCRFGVPRIIVSDNGTQFTGQRIADFCDRMDITQRFVSVAHPQANGQVELANRTICEGIKKKLNQSRGKWVEELDTVLWAYRTSPKTATGEAPFTLVYGSNAVIPAEARLESYRITTYNTEHNAELRRAELDLVEAQRDEARIRAAKYKSIIKAGYDKRVRARKLSKGDLVLKRADALKAVGKFEANWEGPFIITEK, from the exons ATGGTACCAAAGAAAACAAACatttggaggatgtgtgtggacttcAGAGACTTGAACGCTGCTTGCCCAAAGGatcactatcctctgccgaggattgaccagctGGTGGATGCCACTTCGGGATGCGCCTTACTATCTATGATGGACGCGTATCAGGGATACCATCAAGTTAAAATGAACAGAGGAGACGttgccaaaacggcctttgccgtctgttgcggGGTTTACGGCTGGAGGAGTATGCCGTTTGGCTTGAAAAATGCGAGAGCCacgtatcagcggatgatggaaaaAGTCTTCAAGGAACAACTTTCCAAAAATATCTCAgtgtatgtggatgacatgctcGTGCGGAGTATcagggcagaggaccatgtATCTGACTTGGAAGAAATCTTTACTGTTATCAGAAAACACCGGCTCATGTTGAATCCAGCAAAatgcacttttggggtcacaacag CGGAATGccgagcggcatttgaggatcttaaagtgtaTCTAGCGAAgctcccgactctgaccaagccggtcccgggagaaacaTTGTATCTGTACATAGCAGTGGGGGAAGAtgcaatcagctctgtgcttatcagagaggagggaagtcaCCAGAAACCCATCTACTTCGTCAGCCGAATCATCCAGGGTCCTGAATTGAATTACACAGAGAtagagaaggctgctctggcagtcatggtcacggcAAGAAAGTTGAGGCCTTACTTTTTatcacatcgggtagtggtgcgcACTGCCCTACCTTTTAGACAAGTGTTGGGACggccggatttgtcgggaagaatggtcaaatgggctgtggagTTGGGGGAATATGATGTGGAGTACGAGCCAAGAACGGCGATCAAAGCACAAGCTTTAGCGgatttcatacaagaaacaactcgccgTCCTTTGCCAGAGTTTTGGGTTGCTTTCGTGGACGGATCAGTAACGAAGGAGGGATGTGGAATTGGGGTGTACATTACCTCCCCAGGTTATGGGACATatcagttcgccatcaaattcacctgcCGGCTGTCCAACAATGAGGCTGAATATGAGACTGTGGTCAGAGGGGCGCATATTCTGTCAGAACTCAAGGCCGAATGTGTCATCATCAATACAGACTCCCAGTTGGTAGCTCAACAGTTGTCAGGGGCCTATAATGTCAGAGATCAGTGGATGAAGGCGTATCATTGCAAGATCAGCGAGTTGAAAGgaaagttcatggaatttaagATTGAGCAAATTTCCCGGGAGGAAAACACAAAAGCGGACTTATTGGCATGCATGGCCAGTGCAGTAGAGCAGACGTGGAGCGACGagattattttactctgtgataccagagagatggggaCTTCACAGGTCTTCTCCGTAGAGATCAGAGACGACTGGCGGGCTCCAATTATACACTTCCTTaagacaggggagcggttgAACAGAGAAACTAATCAGAGGGCCCGATACGAAAATTATTGCTTGCTTAATGACCAACTCTACAAACGATCCTTTACTCAGCCTTTActaaaatgcttatctccagaggaagctaactttgctttaAACGAagttcatgcaggttgctgtggtggtcaCACGGGATTCCGGGACCTTGTTCGcaaaatcattcgggcagggttctactGGCCTAACATCAACAAAGACGCtagagagttcgtccgcaagtgtgaGGCTTGCCAGAGACACGCCGGGAGAATCAACATTCCAGGGGAACCTATGGGCGTTATGTACGCTGCATGTCCATTTGACAAGTGGGGTATCGACATAGTCGGGAAGCTGCCCATGGCACCAGGGGGCAAATGCTTTCTGCTCGTAGCAGTGGACTACTTCTCTAAATGGGTCGAGGCTGAGGCTGTGGGGAAAATCGATGAGGTGACTGTGGAGCGCTTCATTTGGCGGAATATATGCTGCAGATTTGGCGTGCCCAGGATCATCGTGTCGGACAACGGAACCCAGTTTACTGGGCAGAGGATTGCGGATTTCTGTGATCGGATGGACATCACCCAACGATTCGTctcggtggctcatccacaagcGAACGGACAAGTGGAGTTGGCCAACAGGACAATATGCGAAGGGATTAAGAAGAAGCTGAATCAAAGTAGAGGCAAATGGGTCGAGGAGTTAGACACTGTACTTTGGGCTTACCgcactagcccaaagacagccACGGGCGAAGCACCATTCACTCTGGTGTATGGATCtaatgcggtgataccagcgGAGGCAAGGTTGGAGTCATATCGGATTACAACCTACAACACTGAGCACAATGCCGAACTTCGCCGAGCAGAGTTGGAtttggtggaagcacagagggatgaAGCCCGGATCCGAGCGGCAAAGTACAAGAGTATTATCAAGGCAGGATACGACAAGAGGGTCAGAGCAAGAAAATTATCCAAGGGCGACTTGGTCCTTAAGCGAGCGGATGcattaaaggcagtgggcaagttcgaAGCTAATTGGGAAGGCCCGTTCATCatcacagag AAATGA